From a region of the Desulfuromonas sp. KJ2020 genome:
- the nuoL gene encoding NADH-quinone oxidoreductase subunit L has protein sequence MTHSTLLLIPLAPLMGGILNVLFGRLLPRRLSEFLAVAGVAASALLTLAAWPLASEGTRVTLFTWLQSGPLQVPFELLFDPLSAPMALMVTAVSTLIHLYAIGYMQGEEGYARFFALLNLFVFAMLLIVLADNLLVLFLGWEGVGFCSYALIGFWYRQEKNANAGRKAFLVTRVGDVFLGIAILWLFHLFGTLSISAINSQATGLAAGLATPLVVLLLLGACGKSAQLPLMTWLPDAMAGPTPVSALIHAATMVTAGVYLLCRFFPLVSLSATGMALISAVGALTAFYAATCALAQREIKKVLAYSTMSQVGYMFLGVGSGAVAGAMFHLFTHAFFKALLFMAAGCVIHLCAHENDIFRMGGLARKSPLVFLLFLAGALSLAGAPLSSGFFSKDSLLAADYARHTPFYEALFVLAVLTALLTAFYTFRLVYLVFAGPARFSHEPHPLPRLMTWPLIPLALVAIGGGLINLPEFYGGHAWLAHFLGSLAGTPVHISHREEGFIAALAIILFALAWLLTRHRYQENLPAETGPVWRFLAAGWQADALIRKVVLTPFASLARFFWQGTDAALIDGILHSLARGCQFSGDRLRALTSGRLSHYLAAVAWGLLLIMLFFLLQLAQG, from the coding sequence ATGACCCACTCCACACTGCTGCTCATACCCCTGGCGCCGCTTATGGGGGGAATCCTCAATGTGCTTTTCGGCAGGCTCCTACCGCGCCGTCTGAGCGAATTTCTGGCCGTGGCCGGGGTAGCCGCAAGCGCTCTGCTGACCCTGGCCGCCTGGCCCCTGGCCAGCGAGGGCACCCGGGTCACTCTCTTCACCTGGCTGCAGAGCGGTCCCCTGCAGGTCCCTTTCGAGCTCCTTTTCGATCCTCTCTCTGCCCCCATGGCGCTCATGGTGACCGCTGTTTCTACCCTGATCCACCTCTATGCTATCGGCTATATGCAGGGCGAGGAGGGCTATGCCCGCTTTTTCGCCCTCCTCAACCTGTTCGTCTTCGCCATGCTGCTCATTGTTCTGGCCGACAACCTGCTGGTCCTCTTCCTCGGCTGGGAGGGGGTGGGATTCTGTTCCTACGCCCTCATCGGCTTCTGGTATCGGCAGGAGAAGAACGCCAATGCCGGACGCAAGGCTTTCCTCGTCACCCGCGTCGGCGATGTCTTTCTCGGCATCGCCATCCTCTGGCTGTTTCACCTTTTTGGCACGCTCTCCATCAGCGCCATTAACAGCCAGGCCACCGGACTCGCCGCCGGACTCGCCACGCCCCTGGTCGTTCTGCTTCTATTGGGCGCCTGCGGCAAGTCGGCCCAGCTTCCTCTCATGACCTGGCTCCCCGACGCCATGGCCGGCCCCACTCCGGTCTCGGCCCTCATTCATGCCGCCACCATGGTCACCGCCGGCGTCTACCTGCTTTGCCGCTTCTTTCCCCTCGTCAGCCTGTCAGCCACCGGCATGGCCCTGATCAGCGCCGTCGGCGCTCTGACCGCCTTTTATGCCGCCACCTGCGCCCTGGCCCAGCGGGAGATCAAAAAGGTGCTGGCCTACTCCACCATGAGTCAGGTCGGCTACATGTTCCTCGGGGTCGGCTCAGGGGCGGTCGCCGGCGCCATGTTTCATCTCTTCACCCACGCCTTTTTCAAAGCCCTGCTGTTTATGGCGGCGGGCTGTGTGATTCACCTGTGCGCTCATGAAAACGACATCTTCCGTATGGGGGGCCTGGCCAGAAAAAGCCCGCTGGTCTTCCTTCTTTTTCTGGCCGGGGCCCTGAGCCTGGCTGGCGCGCCGTTAAGCAGCGGCTTTTTCTCCAAGGACAGCCTGCTTGCCGCCGACTATGCGCGGCACACCCCCTTTTATGAAGCACTGTTTGTCCTGGCGGTGTTGACCGCCCTGCTGACCGCTTTTTACACCTTCCGACTGGTCTATCTCGTCTTTGCCGGGCCGGCGCGTTTTTCCCATGAACCGCATCCCCTGCCTCGCCTGATGACCTGGCCCCTGATTCCTCTCGCGCTGGTGGCCATCGGCGGCGGCCTGATCAACCTGCCGGAATTCTACGGGGGCCATGCCTGGCTTGCTCATTTTCTCGGCTCTCTGGCCGGCACCCCTGTTCATATCAGTCACCGGGAGGAAGGATTCATCGCCGCACTGGCCATTATCCTCTTCGCCCTTGCCTGGCTGCTGACCCGCCATCGCTATCAGGAGAATCTCCCCGCCGAGACGGGCCCGGTCTGGCGTTTTTTAGCGGCCGGTTGGCAAGCCGATGCTCTCATCCGCAAAGTCGTGCTGACGCCTTTTGCCTCTCTGGCGCGCTTTTTCTGGCAGGGGACGGATGCCGCTCTCATCGATGGCATCCTCCACAGTCTGGCCCGGGGCTGCCAGTTTAGCGGAGATCGACTCAGAGCCCTGACCAGTGGGCGGCTTTCCCATTATCTCGCCGCGGTGGCCTGGGGACTGTTGCTGATCATGCTCTTTTTTCTGCTGCAGCTGGCTCAGGGCTAG
- a CDS encoding NuoM family protein — protein MPLLSLLVWLPLLGALACLLLRPYAGAGRWAALAVTTAVFTLNLWAFLASRGLDGWLWQEDHAWIPRYGIRYTLGMDGLSLTLTLLTAFLLIIAVLISWRLDVHAHFFFSLLLLIECGIMGVFLALDLVLFYLFWEVMLIPMFFLIGVWGHERRLYAAVKFFLFTLAGSLLMLLAMITLYLVHGDQTGHYTFALAALVGTELPPGLSWWLFGAFFAAFAVKVPLFPLHTWLPDAHTEAPTAGSIILAGVLLKTGVYGLLRFGFPLFPEPAHTCLPMLGALGLIGIFYAAWIAYAQNDAKRLIAYSSVAHMGFVILGIAAWRTTAMEGSLLQMVNHGITTGALFALIGMIDTRAHTREISKLGGLWAKTPVLSAFFLFFALASLGLPGLNNFAGEILILIGTFTAHPAWAILGLVGVLFAAIYMLRLVQGVLWGQPPSSQDWADISWRETIILVPLALLVLWLGLYPHPFLEALRDPVQRLLLGSTLAGLGGMP, from the coding sequence TTGCCTTTACTTTCTCTGCTTGTGTGGCTGCCCCTGCTGGGGGCTCTGGCCTGCCTGCTGCTGCGCCCTTACGCCGGCGCCGGTCGCTGGGCCGCTCTGGCCGTGACCACCGCCGTTTTCACCCTGAACCTCTGGGCCTTTTTGGCAAGCCGCGGCCTCGACGGTTGGCTCTGGCAGGAAGATCATGCTTGGATTCCCCGCTACGGCATCCGTTACACCCTCGGCATGGACGGTCTTTCCCTGACCCTGACCCTGCTGACCGCCTTTTTGCTCATTATCGCCGTCCTGATTTCCTGGCGGCTCGACGTCCATGCGCACTTCTTCTTCTCGCTGCTGCTCTTGATCGAATGCGGCATCATGGGAGTTTTTCTTGCCCTCGATCTGGTCCTCTTCTATCTCTTCTGGGAGGTCATGCTCATCCCCATGTTCTTTCTCATCGGCGTCTGGGGGCATGAGCGCCGCCTCTATGCCGCCGTCAAATTCTTTCTCTTTACCCTGGCCGGCAGTCTGCTCATGCTGCTGGCCATGATCACCCTCTACCTCGTCCATGGCGACCAGACCGGTCATTACACCTTTGCATTGGCGGCCCTCGTGGGCACTGAACTGCCGCCGGGACTTTCCTGGTGGCTCTTTGGGGCCTTTTTCGCCGCTTTTGCCGTTAAGGTGCCCCTTTTTCCCCTGCACACCTGGCTGCCGGACGCCCACACCGAAGCCCCGACGGCCGGCTCCATTATCCTGGCCGGGGTGCTGCTCAAAACAGGGGTTTACGGTCTGCTCCGCTTCGGTTTTCCTCTCTTTCCCGAACCGGCCCATACCTGTCTGCCCATGTTGGGCGCCCTGGGCCTGATCGGCATTTTCTACGCCGCCTGGATCGCCTACGCCCAGAACGACGCCAAACGGCTGATCGCCTATTCCTCCGTTGCGCACATGGGGTTCGTGATTCTCGGCATAGCGGCCTGGCGCACCACGGCTATGGAGGGAAGTCTGCTGCAGATGGTCAACCACGGCATCACCACCGGCGCGCTCTTTGCACTTATCGGCATGATCGACACCCGCGCTCACACCCGCGAAATCTCTAAGCTGGGAGGGCTCTGGGCAAAGACTCCAGTTCTCAGTGCCTTTTTTCTCTTTTTTGCCCTGGCCTCCCTCGGCTTGCCCGGTCTGAACAACTTTGCCGGTGAAATTCTGATCCTGATCGGTACCTTTACCGCCCATCCTGCCTGGGCCATCCTGGGACTGGTTGGCGTGCTCTTTGCCGCCATCTACATGCTCAGGCTCGTTCAGGGCGTCCTCTGGGGGCAACCACCCAGCTCTCAGGACTGGGCGGATATTTCCTGGCGGGAGACGATCATCCTGGTGCCACTGGCCCTGCTCGTGCTCTGGCTCGGCCTCTACCCGCACCCCTTTCTTGAGGCCCTGCGAGACCCCGTCCAACGTCTGTTGCTGGGTTCCACACTGGCTGGATTGGGAGGAATGCCATGA
- a CDS encoding NADH-quinone oxidoreductase subunit N: protein MTLTELHALVPVLLLAAGAVALLLAGAWKASYVTAMTYGVLIALGGGVIALFYDPGAGLVGFGLFTFDRYSRFFAILWSAAAALTLLMSFRYGKYRSFMGGEYAALILFAAAGMILLSSASSFVGLFLGLETFTLVFYILIAFHKGSSLGAEAGLKYLIMGGVATGLLAMGIALIYAATGTFHFDQAAFIPSGDQALRPLLLAGWALLLGGLGFKTSLVPFHLWTPDVYEGAPPPVAALLATGSKGAVFAALVLLFTGSDLTGSPLSSLLWMLSALSMGAGTLCALRQDSLKRMLAYSSIVHMGYLLLALLAAGSTGSGAILFYLVAYSGATLGAFAVLTALSPATAEAGSYDHFRGAGYRQPLAALVLLTCMLSLAGIPPTAGFMGKFSIFYAAIEGGYTGLALIGILSSLISLAYYLRPVMVMYMTGPEGGPTPTKTPCSAAEKSVLIICLLATLLLGVYPGPLFDTIALVLP, encoded by the coding sequence ATGACCCTGACGGAACTGCACGCCCTGGTTCCGGTCCTGCTGCTGGCGGCCGGGGCCGTGGCCCTGCTACTGGCCGGAGCCTGGAAGGCGTCCTATGTCACCGCCATGACGTACGGCGTCCTCATCGCGCTGGGCGGGGGCGTCATCGCCCTATTTTATGACCCTGGCGCTGGTTTGGTGGGGTTTGGCCTTTTCACCTTCGACCGCTACAGCCGCTTTTTCGCGATTCTCTGGTCGGCCGCCGCGGCTTTGACCTTGCTCATGTCCTTCCGTTACGGGAAATATCGCTCCTTTATGGGAGGAGAATATGCCGCTCTGATTCTTTTTGCCGCAGCCGGCATGATCCTGCTGTCCAGCGCTTCCTCCTTCGTGGGTCTGTTTCTTGGCCTGGAAACTTTCACTCTTGTCTTTTACATCCTCATCGCCTTCCACAAAGGCTCGTCCCTGGGGGCAGAGGCCGGCCTTAAATACCTGATCATGGGGGGAGTGGCCACCGGGCTGCTGGCCATGGGGATCGCCCTCATCTATGCCGCCACCGGCACCTTCCATTTCGATCAGGCTGCCTTCATACCGAGCGGCGACCAGGCCCTGCGTCCCCTGCTCCTCGCCGGCTGGGCTCTGCTGCTGGGTGGCCTTGGATTCAAAACGTCCCTGGTTCCTTTTCACCTCTGGACCCCCGACGTCTACGAGGGGGCGCCCCCGCCGGTAGCCGCCCTGCTGGCTACCGGTTCCAAAGGGGCCGTCTTCGCCGCGCTGGTCCTGCTCTTCACCGGCAGCGATTTGACCGGCTCGCCCTTAAGCAGCCTCTTGTGGATGCTGTCTGCCCTCTCCATGGGAGCCGGTACCCTCTGCGCCCTGCGGCAGGACAGCCTCAAGCGCATGCTCGCTTACTCGTCGATCGTTCATATGGGCTACCTGCTGCTGGCCCTCCTTGCGGCCGGGAGCACCGGCTCGGGAGCCATCCTTTTCTATCTGGTCGCCTACAGCGGCGCCACCCTCGGCGCCTTCGCCGTGCTGACGGCGTTATCCCCGGCTACCGCCGAGGCGGGCTCCTACGACCATTTCCGCGGCGCCGGCTATCGGCAGCCACTGGCGGCCCTGGTCCTGCTGACCTGCATGCTCTCCCTGGCCGGCATCCCCCCGACGGCCGGCTTCATGGGCAAGTTTTCCATTTTTTACGCCGCCATCGAAGGAGGGTATACAGGTCTCGCCCTCATTGGTATACTCAGCTCCCTGATCTCCCTGGCTTACTATCTGCGCCCGGTCATGGTCATGTACATGACTGGCCCAGAAGGTGGCCCGACCCCGACGAAAACGCCGTGCTCGGCCGCTGAAAAATCGGTGCTGATCATCTGCCTACTGGCCACTCTGCTGCTGGGGGTCTATCCGGGCCCGCTTTTCGATACGATCGCCCTCGTGCTGCCGTGA
- a CDS encoding CoA-binding protein, translated as MDKRIVQFLKADTFAVAGASTNRDKYGNKVLRCYLQNGRKAIPINPRATEIEGVPCVSSVANLPAEVKSLSIITPPKITEQVVSAAIAHGIENIWMQPGAQSPAAIAQCEENGINVIADGSCLLVVLGFRDV; from the coding sequence ATGGATAAACGCATCGTCCAATTCCTCAAGGCTGACACGTTCGCCGTCGCCGGCGCTTCCACCAATCGGGACAAATATGGCAACAAGGTGCTGCGCTGCTACCTGCAGAACGGTCGGAAGGCCATCCCCATCAATCCCAGGGCCACGGAAATCGAAGGAGTACCCTGCGTGTCCTCGGTGGCCAATCTTCCCGCCGAGGTAAAAAGCCTCTCCATCATCACTCCACCGAAAATCACCGAACAAGTGGTCTCTGCCGCCATCGCTCACGGCATCGAAAACATCTGGATGCAGCCAGGGGCCCAGAGTCCCGCCGCCATTGCCCAGTGCGAGGAAAACGGCATCAATGTCATTGCCGATGGCAGCTGCCTCCTCGTTGTCCTCGGTTTTCGCGATGTCTGA
- a CDS encoding FAD:protein FMN transferase — MKRSVLSVLAGLVILAGLAVLILRYSDPSPAVRQFSGLTMGTTFTVTLAGDIQAPTLEAVKQESFAILEDINQQMSTYLPTSEVSRFNEAQTTEWMPVSAATAEVVDLALRIGAETAGAFDITIGPLVDLWGFGPAPRPVLVPSATAITHLLSTIGYQKIECRLMPPSLRKIDPRLRIDLSAIAKGYAADRVAAHLLSRGLHDFIVEVGGEVVVRGVKGPQMPWRLGIESPLTDRRQVGEVLYLRDMAMATSGDYRNYYEIEGRRYSHTIDPRTGYPIDHTLASVTILEPSCARADALATALMVLGPKEAQDFAERADIAALLIVKTPQGFVEKASKAFLAVSP; from the coding sequence ATGAAAAGATCCGTACTATCCGTTCTGGCCGGCCTGGTGATTCTGGCCGGGCTGGCCGTTCTGATCCTGCGTTATTCCGATCCATCGCCTGCGGTGCGGCAATTTTCCGGGCTGACCATGGGGACCACGTTTACGGTCACTCTGGCCGGAGACATCCAAGCCCCCACCCTCGAGGCCGTCAAGCAGGAATCCTTTGCCATCCTTGAAGACATCAATCAGCAGATGTCTACCTATTTGCCCACCTCCGAGGTGAGCCGTTTCAACGAGGCCCAGACGACGGAATGGATGCCCGTTTCGGCCGCGACGGCTGAAGTAGTCGATCTGGCACTGCGCATTGGCGCCGAGACCGCCGGTGCTTTTGATATTACCATCGGTCCCCTCGTCGATCTGTGGGGATTCGGCCCCGCTCCCCGTCCCGTCCTGGTCCCCTCAGCCACCGCCATCACCCATCTGCTGTCGACCATCGGTTATCAAAAGATCGAATGTCGCCTGATGCCGCCCAGCCTCCGCAAGATTGATCCACGACTGCGCATCGACCTCTCTGCCATTGCCAAAGGTTACGCCGCCGACCGTGTCGCCGCCCATCTCCTCTCTCGTGGCCTGCACGATTTTATTGTCGAAGTCGGCGGGGAAGTCGTGGTTAGAGGAGTCAAGGGGCCGCAAATGCCCTGGCGCCTCGGTATCGAATCGCCCTTGACAGACCGCCGGCAGGTAGGTGAAGTGCTTTATCTGCGGGATATGGCCATGGCCACCTCTGGGGATTATCGCAACTACTATGAAATTGAGGGACGTCGCTATTCGCACACCATCGATCCGCGCACAGGATACCCCATAGACCACACCCTGGCCTCTGTCACCATTCTCGAGCCTTCCTGCGCCCGTGCCGATGCCCTGGCAACTGCTTTGATGGTGCTTGGACCCAAGGAGGCCCAGGACTTCGCCGAGCGGGCCGACATTGCGGCCCTGCTGATTGTGAAAACACCGCAAGGCTTTGTTGAAAAAGCCTCCAAAGCCTTCCTGGCGGTATCCCCGTAA
- a CDS encoding molybdopterin-dependent oxidoreductase, with protein MVNLKIDGKDVQVAKGATILAAAEKVGIKIPTLCFLKKVSPTGACRVCVVEIKGVDKLMTACNTRVVEGMDVTTQSDRLRKIRQEIVQLLLVNHPLDCPVCDAAGECDLQNICFDLDVTTQPFAAEDVNHEAINGWPLIQQVPNRCVLCEKCVKVCHETIGSAALFVNDKGDKTFIDKDLDLCEFCGNCVAVCPTGTMISKPFKFKSRPWEMTRKASVCTTCGSHCQVDINVKNGQVYRLTSADEGTVNNGNLCAGGFFGHAFIHAPQRLQRPTLKDTDYGVHVPWDKALGAVADKIHQICQESGPAAIAGLASGRLTNEENYLFQKFFRVAIGSNNIDSASRFGVLEAYKALREMLGYAGSSNALGKIGGSKAVLVFGADVTAEAPAVDWQIEKACRKNDAPLVVANMRSVKLRRHSNTFLGYTPGSEVTLAYALARLILDKGLADEDYLNRFVSNLDDLKQTLAAVDLEKAVHVTGVSRQLLEEAAEHLGKAKSVSVIFGRDVLTSANSGDKTRAIVSLALVCGALHGDLGGLFPVCEEGNMQGLLDMGVCPEFLPGFQDYSAARGKFDVAWRTALPQEGFNALQMLEQIEKGNIRALYLAATNPLVSYPESARWRKALKKLDLLVVQDIFESELTKLAHVVLPGTSFAEKTGSVTALDGRISCLGQAIDPVGEAREDWSILAELYNRVGRRTDQINTEALLREAKELTSLYGDLCFAGEGLCQPCRKLPFAPEEKSLQFVAASQAEVGEGLQLLVGKNLFHFDLLTTHSPANLEIAPEGRVEMNPATAAALQVNDGEKVQVVSTAGAATGQVHLTSQVPENLLFATYHFADLNIQQVMPQGQNLTKVEIRKA; from the coding sequence ATGGTCAATCTCAAGATCGACGGAAAAGATGTCCAGGTAGCAAAAGGGGCCACCATTCTGGCGGCCGCCGAAAAAGTCGGCATCAAGATTCCAACCCTCTGTTTTCTGAAAAAAGTGTCTCCCACGGGTGCCTGTCGGGTCTGTGTGGTCGAGATCAAGGGTGTAGACAAGCTGATGACGGCCTGCAACACCCGGGTCGTCGAGGGGATGGATGTTACCACCCAGTCCGATCGTCTTCGGAAAATCCGCCAGGAAATCGTGCAGCTGCTGCTGGTCAACCATCCGCTGGATTGCCCGGTCTGCGATGCCGCCGGTGAGTGCGACCTGCAGAACATCTGTTTCGATCTCGATGTAACGACCCAGCCGTTTGCCGCCGAGGACGTCAATCATGAGGCTATTAACGGCTGGCCTCTGATTCAACAGGTGCCTAACCGCTGCGTGCTCTGCGAAAAATGTGTCAAGGTCTGCCACGAGACCATCGGTTCCGCAGCCCTTTTCGTCAATGACAAGGGTGACAAGACCTTTATCGACAAGGACCTGGATCTCTGCGAGTTCTGCGGCAACTGTGTCGCCGTGTGTCCCACCGGCACCATGATCTCCAAGCCCTTCAAGTTTAAATCCCGTCCCTGGGAAATGACCAGAAAGGCCAGCGTCTGCACAACCTGCGGCAGTCACTGCCAGGTGGACATCAATGTTAAAAACGGCCAGGTCTACAGGCTGACTTCCGCAGACGAAGGAACCGTCAACAATGGCAATCTGTGTGCCGGCGGCTTCTTCGGCCATGCTTTCATTCATGCGCCCCAGCGGTTGCAGCGCCCTACCTTGAAGGATACGGATTACGGCGTGCACGTCCCCTGGGACAAGGCTCTTGGTGCGGTCGCCGATAAAATTCACCAGATTTGCCAGGAGTCGGGTCCTGCCGCCATTGCCGGCCTGGCCTCCGGCCGCCTGACCAACGAAGAGAATTACCTGTTCCAGAAATTCTTCCGCGTCGCCATCGGGTCCAACAATATCGACTCGGCTTCCCGCTTTGGCGTCCTGGAGGCCTACAAGGCCCTGCGGGAGATGCTCGGTTATGCGGGCAGCAGCAATGCCCTTGGTAAAATTGGGGGCTCTAAGGCGGTATTGGTTTTCGGCGCCGATGTGACGGCCGAGGCTCCCGCCGTTGATTGGCAGATCGAAAAAGCCTGCCGCAAGAATGACGCGCCTCTGGTGGTGGCCAATATGCGTTCCGTCAAACTGCGTCGTCATTCCAACACCTTTCTGGGCTACACGCCTGGCAGTGAAGTGACGCTGGCCTATGCCCTGGCCCGCCTGATTCTGGATAAGGGCCTGGCGGACGAAGACTACCTTAACCGCTTTGTCAGCAATCTTGATGACCTGAAGCAGACGCTGGCTGCGGTTGACCTCGAGAAAGCGGTTCACGTGACGGGGGTCTCCCGGCAGCTTCTGGAGGAGGCGGCCGAGCACCTCGGCAAAGCAAAAAGTGTCTCCGTCATCTTTGGACGGGATGTTCTCACCTCGGCCAACTCTGGCGACAAGACCCGGGCGATTGTTTCGCTGGCCCTGGTCTGTGGCGCGCTGCATGGCGACCTTGGTGGCCTCTTTCCGGTGTGCGAGGAAGGGAATATGCAGGGGCTTCTCGATATGGGCGTCTGCCCTGAGTTTCTGCCCGGTTTCCAGGATTACAGTGCGGCCCGCGGCAAGTTCGATGTCGCCTGGCGTACGGCGCTGCCGCAGGAAGGCTTTAATGCCCTGCAGATGCTGGAACAGATCGAAAAGGGCAACATCCGCGCACTCTATCTGGCCGCGACCAACCCGCTGGTCTCCTATCCCGAAAGTGCCCGCTGGCGCAAGGCGCTGAAAAAACTCGATCTCCTGGTTGTTCAGGACATTTTTGAGAGCGAACTCACCAAGCTGGCCCATGTGGTGCTGCCCGGTACTTCCTTCGCCGAAAAGACCGGGAGCGTCACCGCGCTGGATGGGCGCATCAGCTGCCTGGGGCAGGCTATTGACCCTGTCGGCGAAGCCCGTGAGGATTGGAGCATCCTGGCCGAGCTGTACAACCGCGTCGGCCGGCGCACAGACCAGATTAATACGGAGGCGCTGCTGCGGGAGGCCAAGGAGCTCACCAGTCTCTACGGCGATCTCTGCTTTGCCGGTGAGGGGTTGTGCCAGCCCTGCCGGAAGCTGCCCTTCGCACCCGAAGAGAAGAGCCTGCAATTCGTCGCGGCCTCCCAGGCTGAAGTTGGAGAGGGGCTGCAGCTCCTCGTTGGCAAGAATCTCTTCCACTTTGACCTGTTGACCACCCATAGCCCGGCCAATCTTGAAATCGCCCCCGAAGGCCGGGTCGAGATGAACCCGGCTACGGCAGCGGCCCTGCAGGTGAATGACGGGGAGAAGGTTCAGGTTGTTTCGACGGCGGGTGCGGCCACGGGCCAGGTTCACCTGACCAGCCAGGTACCCGAAAACCTGCTCTTTGCCACCTATCATTTTGCTGATCTGAATATCCAGCAGGTCATGCCCCAGGGGCAGAATCTGACCAAGGTCGAGATTCGAAAAGCCTGA
- a CDS encoding FAD-dependent oxidoreductase, with the protein MAQVVFSSWEGKIVDNRSGEAAEGVSLKLKLPETYLSEGKVGAFMGWDGVVVMEKDTDVVAMAAEYMKRVQEKHCCGKCTPGKRATKVLQDSLARIVAGQGKEEDLQIMEELTSLLEQCKCTLCMTSAVPVFHTLQYFRDDYLAYINGQRTPSPAKSYRDKLTAPCMDKCPAHIDIPAYIEEIKELRYTDALSTIRRNMPIAAVCGRVCPHPCEKACRRALVDEPVSIMVLKRVASDHEWMHHHTPPLVPKPSTGKKIMVVGAGPAGLTCAYYLALEGHQVKIIDMLSEPGGTVAVGIPDYRMPRHLLQREADIVASLGVEIEYGVKLGRDVSLRELKEQYDAVFLGTGAFKSKPMGVEGEDQGYDGFSPGGIHYLRAVALGQPIETPKRVVVVGGGNTAIDCVRVALREGAEESILVYRRTRKEMPAEPYEVDDAEEENVKFEFLRNPTRLVTENNRVVGVEVIKMELGEPDESGRRSPQPVPGSEYVIPCELVIPAIGQDPDLDYLGEDDFGIKQTRWKSIVTKGGTMMTDCEGVFAGGDCEYGAMTVVVAVGHGRRAARAMHRYLTEGNAYLDDEDAMEDLVNQFGVFNDKENVGILGGLHREHQPKVNGAERATNYEEIELAMPESQAVAEAERCLRCYRVGMVAVN; encoded by the coding sequence TTGGCTCAGGTTGTATTTTCCAGCTGGGAAGGAAAAATTGTAGACAATCGCAGCGGCGAGGCTGCGGAAGGCGTCTCCCTGAAGCTCAAGCTGCCCGAAACCTACCTGAGCGAAGGTAAGGTCGGTGCATTCATGGGCTGGGACGGCGTTGTTGTCATGGAGAAGGATACCGATGTCGTAGCCATGGCCGCCGAATATATGAAACGCGTCCAGGAAAAGCATTGCTGCGGCAAATGTACCCCCGGAAAGCGGGCGACCAAGGTGCTGCAGGATTCGTTGGCACGCATCGTCGCCGGTCAGGGCAAGGAAGAGGATCTCCAGATTATGGAGGAGCTGACCTCGCTGCTGGAGCAGTGTAAATGCACCCTGTGCATGACATCGGCCGTTCCCGTCTTTCATACCCTGCAGTATTTTCGGGATGATTATCTGGCCTATATCAACGGCCAAAGGACGCCCAGCCCGGCCAAGTCCTACCGGGACAAGCTGACGGCGCCCTGTATGGATAAGTGTCCGGCCCATATCGATATTCCCGCTTACATTGAAGAGATCAAAGAGCTGCGCTACACGGATGCTCTTTCCACCATTCGGCGCAACATGCCGATTGCGGCCGTATGCGGAAGGGTCTGTCCCCATCCCTGTGAGAAAGCCTGCCGCCGGGCGCTGGTCGATGAGCCGGTGAGCATCATGGTTCTCAAGCGCGTGGCTTCCGATCACGAGTGGATGCATCATCATACGCCCCCCCTGGTTCCCAAGCCGTCCACAGGCAAGAAGATCATGGTGGTTGGTGCCGGCCCCGCCGGTCTGACCTGCGCCTACTATCTGGCCCTGGAAGGGCACCAGGTCAAGATCATCGACATGTTGTCCGAGCCGGGCGGCACCGTAGCCGTCGGCATCCCCGATTACCGCATGCCCCGCCATCTCCTGCAGCGCGAGGCGGATATCGTGGCTTCGCTGGGCGTCGAGATCGAATACGGCGTCAAACTGGGGCGTGACGTGTCGTTGCGGGAACTCAAAGAGCAATATGACGCCGTTTTCCTCGGTACCGGCGCTTTCAAGTCAAAACCCATGGGGGTTGAAGGGGAAGACCAAGGCTACGATGGATTTTCTCCCGGCGGCATTCACTATCTGCGGGCCGTCGCTCTCGGTCAGCCCATTGAAACGCCCAAGCGCGTTGTCGTTGTCGGCGGCGGCAACACGGCCATCGACTGTGTCCGCGTGGCGCTGCGCGAAGGGGCCGAAGAGTCCATCCTGGTTTACCGGCGTACCCGCAAGGAAATGCCGGCCGAGCCCTATGAGGTCGATGACGCCGAGGAAGAAAACGTCAAGTTCGAGTTTCTGCGCAATCCGACCCGCCTGGTCACCGAGAACAATCGGGTGGTCGGGGTCGAAGTCATCAAGATGGAACTGGGCGAGCCGGACGAATCGGGCCGCCGCAGTCCGCAGCCGGTTCCCGGCAGCGAGTATGTCATCCCCTGTGAACTGGTCATCCCCGCCATCGGTCAGGATCCCGATCTGGACTATCTCGGGGAAGATGACTTCGGCATAAAGCAGACCCGCTGGAAGAGCATTGTCACCAAAGGCGGCACCATGATGACCGACTGCGAAGGGGTGTTTGCCGGCGGGGACTGCGAATACGGCGCCATGACCGTGGTCGTTGCGGTTGGCCATGGCCGCCGAGCGGCGCGGGCCATGCATCGTTATCTTACCGAAGGAAACGCCTATCTTGACGATGAAGATGCCATGGAAGATCTGGTCAACCAGTTCGGTGTCTTCAACGACAAGGAGAACGTGGGTATTCTCGGTGGCCTTCATCGTGAGCATCAGCCTAAGGTGAACGGCGCGGAGCGGGCCACAAACTACGAAGAAATCGAATTGGCCATGCCCGAGAGCCAGGCGGTTGCCGAGGCGGAACGCTGTCTGCGCTGCTATCGTGTCGGGATGGTTGCGGTCAACTAG